One stretch of Nocardia mangyaensis DNA includes these proteins:
- a CDS encoding DoxX family protein translates to MTTATMEHAHDDLAGPPPPAPTWRPTTRLAFRFTVAYLGLFCLWMAQITFVFVGVLFELLPDDAIAWQILALAPVSSWIGEHVFGVEAEVVLNGSGDMAALWIQCGLVLVTALVVTVVWSVLDRRRRAYPRLASWALTGLRLAVGGQMLFYGFAKLIPTQMAEPGLIALLTRVGDLSPMAMLWTQVGSSPAYEIALGAAEVLGGLLLFWPRTATVGAMISVISMAQVFLLNMTFDVPVKMLSGHLLLMSLVLLVPQARRLANVLVLERDSGPMTQPELFRSPRGNRWATVVQVAAGLWVVAGCVYTGVQSWNEYGGGAPKPELYGIWDVTEFAVDGEPLPPLRTDEVRWQRLVVDSDLSAVQHMNDKFALAGAAVDPAAGTLAVTLAARAPDSAPYATFTVEKPSADQLILRGEIDGTPSALTLTRFDHEQFPLRATGFRWVQNEAYFFTG, encoded by the coding sequence GTGACAACCGCGACCATGGAGCACGCGCACGACGATCTCGCGGGCCCACCGCCACCGGCGCCGACCTGGCGTCCGACCACGCGACTCGCATTCCGCTTCACGGTGGCCTATCTCGGGCTGTTCTGTCTGTGGATGGCGCAGATCACCTTCGTTTTCGTCGGTGTGCTGTTCGAACTGCTGCCCGATGACGCGATCGCCTGGCAGATTCTCGCACTGGCCCCGGTGAGCAGCTGGATCGGCGAGCACGTGTTCGGGGTGGAAGCCGAAGTGGTGCTCAACGGCAGCGGCGACATGGCCGCGCTGTGGATCCAGTGCGGACTGGTGCTGGTGACCGCGTTGGTGGTCACCGTGGTCTGGTCGGTGCTCGATCGGCGTCGGCGGGCCTATCCGCGACTGGCGAGCTGGGCGCTGACCGGCCTGCGGCTCGCGGTCGGCGGACAGATGCTGTTCTACGGCTTCGCGAAGCTGATTCCCACCCAGATGGCGGAGCCGGGATTGATCGCGCTGCTCACCCGGGTGGGCGATCTGAGCCCGATGGCGATGTTGTGGACCCAGGTGGGTTCCTCGCCCGCCTACGAGATCGCGCTCGGCGCCGCCGAGGTGCTCGGCGGGCTGCTGCTGTTCTGGCCGCGCACCGCGACGGTGGGCGCCATGATCAGCGTGATCAGCATGGCCCAGGTGTTCCTGCTGAACATGACCTTCGACGTGCCGGTGAAGATGCTGTCCGGACACCTGCTGCTGATGAGCCTGGTCCTGCTGGTCCCGCAGGCGCGCAGGTTGGCGAATGTGCTCGTGCTGGAACGTGATTCGGGGCCGATGACGCAGCCGGAGTTGTTCCGGTCGCCGCGCGGGAATCGGTGGGCCACCGTGGTGCAGGTCGCCGCGGGTCTGTGGGTCGTCGCCGGGTGCGTCTATACCGGTGTCCAGAGCTGGAACGAATATGGCGGTGGCGCACCGAAACCCGAGCTGTACGGTATCTGGGACGTCACCGAGTTCGCCGTCGACGGCGAGCCGCTCCCGCCGCTGCGCACCGACGAGGTCCGCTGGCAGCGACTGGTCGTCGACTCGGACCTGTCGGCCGTCCAGCACATGAACGACAAGTTCGCGCTCGCGGGCGCCGCCGTCGACCCGGCAGCGGGCACCCTGGCGGTGACGCTGGCCGCGCGAGCACCGGATTCGGCGCCGTACGCCACCTTCACCGTGGAAAAGCCCTCCGCCGACCAGCTGATCCTGCGCGGCGAAATCGACGGCACACCGAGCGCGCTCACCCTGACCCGCTTCGATCACGAGCAGTTCCCGCTGCGCGCGACGGGCTTTCGCTGGGTGCAGAACGAGGCGTACTTCTTCACCGGCTGA
- a CDS encoding phosphotransferase family protein: MSDDPDLTAQQSLTVTERDLDELAEQLSQWLSGQVGADAPPKITDLSKPSTGGMSSTTILFDAAWTANGVADGGSFVARMAPEDASFPVFQSYDLALQHQVMAGVAEASQVAVPPLRWLELDESFFGTPFFVMEKVEGRVPADNPPYVFFGWVFDATVEERAQIADATVEVIAQVHAIDDISRRFPALDGEGSALRRHFEAQRAWYNWALTDDGVEIPLIERTFAWLEAHWPAETGPEVLNWGDARPGNILFNGFTPAAVLDWEMATFGPRELDLGWVIFIHRFFQDIATRFDQPGLSDFLRRDAVVAKYEELTGHSVQNLDFYIIYAALRHAIVMARIKRRMIHFGEDTVPAELDDYVMHRLSLEALLDGTYEWD, from the coding sequence ATGTCCGACGATCCGGACCTGACCGCGCAACAGTCGCTCACCGTCACCGAGCGTGACCTCGACGAACTCGCCGAGCAGTTGTCGCAGTGGCTGTCCGGCCAGGTCGGCGCCGACGCGCCACCGAAGATCACCGACCTGAGCAAGCCGTCCACCGGCGGCATGTCGAGTACGACCATCCTGTTCGACGCCGCGTGGACGGCGAACGGGGTCGCCGACGGCGGATCGTTCGTCGCGCGGATGGCACCCGAGGACGCCTCGTTCCCGGTGTTCCAGTCCTACGATCTGGCGCTGCAGCACCAGGTGATGGCCGGGGTCGCCGAGGCCTCCCAGGTCGCCGTGCCCCCGCTGCGCTGGCTCGAACTCGACGAATCCTTCTTCGGCACCCCGTTCTTCGTGATGGAGAAGGTCGAAGGCCGGGTACCGGCCGACAATCCGCCGTATGTGTTCTTCGGCTGGGTCTTCGACGCGACGGTCGAGGAGCGCGCGCAGATCGCCGACGCGACCGTCGAGGTGATCGCCCAGGTGCACGCGATCGACGACATCAGCCGCCGCTTCCCCGCCCTCGACGGCGAGGGTTCGGCGCTGCGCAGGCATTTCGAGGCCCAGCGCGCCTGGTACAACTGGGCGCTGACCGACGACGGGGTCGAGATCCCGCTGATCGAGCGGACTTTCGCGTGGCTGGAAGCCCACTGGCCCGCCGAGACCGGTCCCGAGGTGCTCAACTGGGGCGACGCGCGCCCCGGCAACATCCTCTTCAACGGATTCACTCCAGCCGCGGTCCTGGACTGGGAGATGGCCACTTTCGGCCCGCGCGAGCTGGATCTGGGCTGGGTGATCTTCATCCACCGCTTCTTCCAGGACATCGCCACCCGCTTCGATCAGCCGGGTCTGTCCGATTTCCTGCGCCGCGACGCGGTGGTGGCGAAATATGAGGAGCTGACCGGACATTCGGTGCAGAACCTGGACTTCTACATCATCTACGCGGCGCTGCGGCACGCGATCGTGATGGCCAGGATCAAGCGCAGGATGATCCACTTCGGCGAGGACACCGTGCCCGCCGAGCTCGACGACTACGTGATGCACCGACTCAGCCTCGAGGCTCTGCTCGACGGCACCTACGAGTGGGACTGA
- a CDS encoding cobalamin biosynthesis protein, whose amino-acid sequence MTSTGSALLSSGRDHRGPRTPQADVPRSSGGAAPRPASGRIAVAIGIGVRPGTESARIVRAVDAVVGQTAVVCLATIDRRAAEDGVRGAAATLGVPLIGFTAEQLAQVDVRHSSERTSAAVGAPSVAEAAALLAGGGELICGRTIVEGIVVATAAMIRREEGPN is encoded by the coding sequence GTGACGAGCACTGGCAGTGCACTGCTGTCGAGCGGGCGCGATCACCGTGGTCCACGAACGCCACAGGCCGACGTGCCGCGATCGAGCGGTGGTGCGGCACCGCGGCCTGCGTCCGGCCGCATCGCCGTGGCGATCGGGATCGGTGTGCGGCCGGGGACCGAGTCGGCGCGCATCGTTCGCGCGGTAGACGCGGTGGTCGGGCAGACCGCCGTTGTCTGTCTGGCGACGATCGATCGGCGAGCAGCCGAGGACGGGGTCCGCGGTGCCGCTGCCACGCTCGGCGTCCCGCTGATCGGGTTCACCGCCGAGCAGCTGGCCCAGGTGGACGTGCGGCACAGCTCGGAGCGTACATCGGCCGCCGTCGGCGCGCCCAGCGTTGCCGAAGCGGCGGCGCTGCTCGCAGGCGGTGGCGAACTGATCTGTGGGAGAACAATTGTCGAAGGAATTGTCGTCGCCACTGCCGCGATGATCCGGCGCGAGGAAGGTCCGAACTGA
- a CDS encoding cobyrinate a,c-diamide synthase produces the protein MRHRWLERCSVSAPAVVIAAPASGSGKTTLATGLIGALRGAGHQVAPFKVGPDYIDPGYHGLAAGRPGRNLDPVLVGEQRVVPLYRHGTQGCDIAVVEGVMGLFDGRIDEHRTEAVAEGSTAQVASLLGAPVVLVVDARGHSQSLAALLHGFATFDSSVRLGGVILNRVGSERHEQVLRAACDRVGIPVLGALPRMAELEVPSRHLGLIPAVEHGTAATVAVDAMTELVAAHVDLRAIVALAGGSVPGPAWDPATELAATGQVSESGAADVSGGRSSSGSAPLIAMAGGPAFTFGYAEHRELLIAAGAQVAVFDPLYDELPSGTTGLVLPGGFPEEHAGQLSANERLRTAVAEGAARGLPIHAECAGLLYLTRSLDGHPMAGVIDADAEFGPRLTLGYRDAVALHDSALWRAGARVRGHEFHRTRVTRTGRENAAWGWRTTGSVAEGAVVRQVHASYLHTHPAGNPEAIARFVVAARRFGQ, from the coding sequence ATGCGCCACCGGTGGCTCGAGAGGTGTTCGGTGAGCGCACCGGCGGTGGTGATCGCCGCACCGGCCTCGGGCAGTGGGAAGACGACGCTGGCCACCGGGCTGATCGGCGCGCTGCGGGGCGCCGGGCATCAGGTGGCGCCGTTCAAGGTGGGGCCCGACTACATCGATCCCGGCTATCACGGGCTCGCGGCGGGCCGCCCCGGCCGCAATCTCGATCCGGTGCTGGTGGGGGAGCAGCGGGTGGTTCCGCTGTATCGGCACGGTACGCAGGGGTGCGACATCGCCGTGGTCGAGGGCGTGATGGGCTTGTTCGACGGGCGGATCGACGAGCATCGCACCGAGGCCGTGGCCGAGGGGTCCACCGCGCAGGTGGCGAGTCTGCTCGGAGCGCCGGTGGTGCTGGTGGTGGACGCGCGGGGGCACTCCCAGAGTCTGGCCGCTCTGCTGCACGGCTTCGCCACCTTCGACTCCTCGGTGCGCCTGGGTGGGGTGATCCTCAACCGCGTCGGCAGTGAACGCCACGAACAGGTTCTGCGCGCCGCCTGCGACCGCGTCGGCATTCCCGTCCTCGGCGCCCTGCCCCGGATGGCCGAACTCGAAGTGCCGTCTCGTCACCTCGGCCTCATCCCCGCCGTCGAACACGGCACCGCCGCCACCGTCGCGGTCGACGCGATGACCGAACTCGTCGCGGCCCACGTTGACCTGCGAGCCATCGTCGCCCTCGCCGGCGGATCCGTGCCCGGCCCGGCCTGGGACCCGGCCACCGAACTCGCCGCCACCGGGCAGGTCTCGGAGTCCGGCGCTGCCGATGTTTCGGGTGGCAGGTCCAGCTCGGGATCGGCGCCGTTGATCGCGATGGCGGGCGGGCCCGCCTTCACCTTCGGGTACGCCGAGCACCGTGAACTGCTGATCGCCGCCGGAGCCCAGGTGGCGGTCTTCGACCCGCTGTACGACGAGTTACCCTCGGGAACAACGGGATTGGTTCTGCCGGGTGGATTCCCCGAGGAGCATGCCGGACAACTCTCCGCCAACGAGCGGCTCCGCACCGCGGTCGCCGAGGGCGCAGCCCGCGGCCTGCCGATCCACGCCGAATGCGCGGGCCTGCTCTACCTGACCCGCTCCCTCGACGGCCACCCGATGGCCGGGGTGATCGACGCCGACGCCGAATTCGGCCCGCGCCTGACCCTCGGCTACCGCGACGCCGTCGCCCTGCACGACTCCGCCCTCTGGCGGGCCGGTGCCAGGGTGCGCGGTCACGAGTTCCACCGCACGCGGGTGACTCGTACCGGCCGCGAGAACGCCGCTTGGGGTTGGCGCACAACAGGTTCCGTTGCCGAGGGCGCCGTGGTGCGCCAGGTGCATGCTTCCTATCTGCACACCCATCCGGCCGGAAATCCGGAGGCCATCGCCCGATTCGTCGTCGCTGCACGACGATTCGGGCAGTGA
- the cobO gene encoding cob(I)yrinic acid a,c-diamide adenosyltransferase, giving the protein MPKGVPEVVPEDGLTTRQRRNQPVLAVHTGPGKGKSTAAFGMALRAWNQGFDVAVFQFVKSAKWKVGEEAAFRTLGTLHDETGAGGAVEWHKMGEGWSWTRKHGTEEDHAAAALSGWQEIARRLAAEQHRFYVLDEFTYPLKWGWVDLDDVVETLVNRPGNQHVVITGRDAPPALIEAADLVTEMTKVKHPMDAGRKGQRGIEW; this is encoded by the coding sequence GTGCCAAAAGGTGTCCCGGAGGTCGTTCCCGAGGACGGGCTGACCACGCGGCAGCGGCGCAATCAGCCGGTGCTCGCCGTGCACACGGGGCCGGGCAAGGGGAAGTCGACCGCTGCCTTCGGGATGGCGTTGCGGGCGTGGAATCAAGGGTTCGATGTGGCCGTGTTCCAGTTCGTCAAGAGCGCCAAGTGGAAGGTGGGCGAGGAAGCCGCCTTCCGCACGCTCGGCACGCTCCACGACGAGACCGGAGCCGGCGGCGCGGTCGAGTGGCACAAGATGGGCGAGGGCTGGTCCTGGACCCGCAAACACGGTACCGAGGAAGACCACGCGGCCGCCGCTCTGTCGGGCTGGCAGGAGATCGCCCGCCGTCTCGCCGCCGAACAGCACCGCTTCTACGTCCTCGACGAATTCACCTACCCGCTCAAGTGGGGCTGGGTCGACCTCGACGACGTCGTCGAGACTCTGGTGAACCGCCCCGGCAACCAGCACGTCGTCATCACCGGCCGCGACGCACCCCCGGCCCTGATCGAGGCCGCTGACCTGGTCACCGAGATGACCAAGGTGAAGCACCCCATGGACGCGGGCCGCAAGGGCCAGCGCGGCATCGAATGGTGA
- a CDS encoding magnesium chelatase subunit D family protein, whose translation MGEAGFPFSAVVGQERLQLALILSAVHPGIGGVLVRGEKGTAKSTVVRALAQLLPPVVDETGARPARLVELPVGATEDRVVGSLDLERVLRDGEQAFRPGLLAAAHHGVLYVDEVNLLHDHLVDVLLDAAAMGRVHVERDGVSHSHPARFVLVGTMNPEEGELRPQLLDRFGLTVDVAASRQVDTRMAVVRRRLDYEADPDGFAARYADADQMVAERILTARDRLPAVALDNGELRRIAALCAAFDVDGMRADLVVARTATAHAAWRGRDRVTEDDVRIAAELALPHRRRRDPFDEPGISEEQLDEAMRAAADEVEKAAAAQDFDESSVAADADGEPDRSDRGQGRDEVEDSGGQDGVNGPDGGGAGPIDGQPADGPQDGIPDDDGPDDGGPDGDGPDGGGPGDGPGGPPEGGPGSGSRPGAESLSGTPGAANKPAPRWEVPGLGEGAPGRRSRAQTRTGRMVRPDTDTATGLHLLGTIFAAAPRQFERGRFGGPLALAAEDLRGAYREGREGNLVVFVVDASGSMAARDRLTAVTGAIVTLLRDAYQRRDKVAVISVRGSEAELVLPPTSSVDIAVRRLAGLRTGGKTPLAAGLRKAREVIAREHVRDPRRRPMLVLLTDGRATGGIDPLPRARTAARLLAGEGHTAMVIDCERGMIRLGLAADLARDLRARYLRLDELTGDTVADVVRGSSRGPSVRAA comes from the coding sequence GTGGGGGAGGCGGGTTTCCCGTTCTCGGCTGTCGTCGGGCAGGAGCGGCTGCAACTGGCCCTGATCTTGTCGGCGGTGCATCCCGGAATCGGTGGTGTGCTGGTGCGGGGCGAGAAGGGCACCGCGAAGTCGACCGTGGTGCGCGCGCTGGCCCAGCTGCTGCCGCCGGTGGTGGACGAGACCGGCGCCCGGCCCGCGCGGCTGGTGGAGTTGCCGGTGGGTGCCACCGAGGATCGCGTGGTCGGCTCGCTGGATCTCGAGCGTGTGCTGCGCGACGGAGAGCAGGCGTTCCGGCCCGGTCTGCTGGCCGCGGCCCACCACGGCGTGCTCTACGTCGACGAGGTGAACCTGCTGCACGACCACCTGGTCGACGTGCTGCTCGATGCCGCGGCGATGGGGCGGGTGCACGTCGAACGTGACGGCGTGTCGCATTCGCACCCGGCGCGCTTCGTCCTGGTCGGCACCATGAACCCCGAGGAAGGGGAGCTGCGCCCGCAGCTGCTCGACCGGTTCGGGCTCACCGTCGACGTGGCCGCCTCCCGCCAGGTGGACACCCGCATGGCCGTGGTGCGCAGGCGCCTGGACTACGAAGCCGACCCCGACGGATTCGCCGCGCGCTACGCCGATGCCGATCAGATGGTCGCCGAACGGATTCTGACCGCGCGCGACCGGCTGCCCGCGGTGGCCCTGGACAACGGGGAACTGCGCCGGATCGCGGCGCTGTGCGCGGCGTTCGACGTCGACGGGATGCGCGCGGATCTGGTTGTCGCCCGGACCGCCACCGCGCACGCGGCGTGGCGCGGGCGCGATCGGGTGACCGAGGACGACGTGCGCATCGCGGCCGAACTGGCGCTGCCGCACCGGCGCAGGCGTGATCCGTTCGACGAGCCCGGCATCAGTGAGGAACAGCTCGACGAGGCGATGCGGGCGGCGGCCGACGAGGTCGAGAAGGCCGCTGCGGCCCAGGATTTCGACGAGTCGTCGGTCGCCGCTGACGCGGACGGGGAGCCGGACCGAAGTGATCGCGGGCAGGGTCGAGACGAGGTCGAGGACTCGGGCGGTCAGGACGGTGTGAACGGGCCGGACGGCGGTGGCGCCGGCCCGATCGACGGCCAACCCGCCGATGGTCCGCAGGACGGTATTCCCGACGACGATGGCCCCGATGACGGTGGCCCGGACGGCGACGGCCCCGATGGCGGTGGTCCCGGCGACGGTCCCGGCGGTCCGCCCGAGGGTGGTCCCGGCTCGGGTTCTCGCCCGGGCGCGGAAAGTCTTTCGGGCACACCGGGTGCAGCGAACAAGCCCGCCCCGCGCTGGGAGGTCCCCGGTCTCGGCGAGGGCGCGCCCGGTCGACGCTCGCGCGCGCAGACCCGCACCGGTCGCATGGTCCGCCCCGATACCGACACCGCCACCGGACTGCACCTGCTCGGCACCATCTTCGCCGCCGCCCCACGGCAATTCGAGCGTGGCCGCTTCGGTGGCCCGCTCGCCCTGGCCGCCGAGGATCTGCGTGGCGCGTATCGCGAAGGGCGCGAAGGGAACCTGGTCGTCTTCGTGGTCGACGCCTCCGGCTCGATGGCCGCCCGCGACCGCCTCACCGCCGTCACCGGCGCCATCGTCACCCTGCTGCGCGACGCCTACCAGCGCCGCGACAAGGTGGCGGTGATCAGCGTGCGCGGCAGCGAAGCCGAACTCGTGCTGCCCCCCACCTCCTCGGTCGACATCGCCGTCCGCCGCCTGGCCGGACTGCGCACCGGCGGCAAGACCCCCCTCGCGGCCGGTCTGCGCAAGGCCCGCGAGGTGATCGCCCGTGAACACGTCCGCGACCCCCGCCGCCGTCCGATGCTGGTCCTGCTCACCGACGGCCGCGCCACCGGCGGCATCGACCCGCTGCCCCGCGCCCGCACCGCCGCGCGTCTGCTGGCCGGTGAAGGTCACACCGCCATGGTCATCGACTGCGAACGCGGCATGATCCGCCTCGGCCTGGCCGCCGACCTCGCCCGCGACCTGCGCGCCCGCTACCTGCGCCTCGACGAACTCACCGGTGACACGGTCGCCGACGTGGTCCGGGGTTCCTCCCGCGGTCCGTCCGTCCGCGCCGCGTAG
- a CDS encoding GNAT family N-acetyltransferase, which translates to MMSTVALKRAWSADLDAATLYRLLRLRVEVFVVEQECAYPELDGRDLEPGTRHLWLDGDGAVLATLRLLEEQVDGVRAFRIGRVCVARFARGRGYTARLMRAALAETGTATVRLDAQSPLVEMYAKFGFVVDGPEYDDDGILHVPMRRG; encoded by the coding sequence ATGATGTCGACGGTCGCGCTGAAGCGGGCATGGTCGGCCGATCTCGACGCGGCCACCCTGTACCGGCTGTTGCGGCTACGCGTCGAGGTGTTCGTCGTCGAGCAGGAATGCGCCTATCCCGAGCTGGACGGGCGTGATCTGGAGCCCGGGACCAGGCATCTGTGGCTCGACGGCGATGGTGCGGTTCTCGCCACCCTGCGCCTGCTCGAGGAGCAGGTCGACGGGGTGCGCGCGTTTCGCATCGGCCGGGTGTGTGTCGCCCGGTTCGCGCGTGGCCGCGGCTACACCGCTCGTCTGATGCGGGCGGCGCTCGCCGAAACCGGTACGGCCACAGTGCGGTTGGATGCCCAGTCGCCTCTGGTCGAGATGTACGCGAAGTTCGGTTTCGTGGTGGATGGCCCCGAGTACGACGACGACGGGATCCTGCACGTGCCGATGCGTCGCGGGTAG
- the mqo gene encoding malate dehydrogenase (quinone), translating to MPNAAKMEKTDVVLIGAGIMSATLGTLLRQLQPDWTISVFERLDAAAAESSDPWNNAGTGHSALCELNYSPQNADGSVDIGKAVDINERFQVSRQFWAAAVDTGVLDDPAGFINPIPHVSFVHGADNVDYLRKRYEALAPHPLFRGMEYIDSPDEFAARLPLMAKGRDFADPIALNWTDGGTDIDFGALTKQLLAYLGRSGGEIAFGTEVRDLDKQSDGSWNVTVRNLRTYRSRTLNAKFVFVGAGGGALPLLQKSGIAEAKGFGGFPISGQFLRSTNPELIAAHEAKVYGKAAVGAPPMSVPHLDTRVINGRKGLLFGPYAGWTPKFLKDGSNADLFKSIKANNIASLVGVGLTEMGLTKYLVEELLKSQNGKIGVLEEFLPRAQGRDWELITAGQRVQVIRRKGAGGVLEFGTAVISAEDGSIAGLLGASPGASTCVTAMLDVMQRCFPREYAEWTPQLEELIPSLGKKLSENQALFQEVWDWTNKSLKLDESSNAAARPGVESLAQV from the coding sequence GTGCCGAACGCTGCGAAGATGGAAAAGACCGATGTAGTTCTGATCGGTGCAGGCATCATGAGTGCCACGCTGGGCACGCTGCTGCGGCAGCTGCAGCCGGACTGGACGATCTCGGTGTTCGAGCGGCTCGACGCCGCCGCCGCGGAGAGCAGCGATCCGTGGAACAACGCGGGTACCGGCCACTCGGCCCTGTGTGAGCTCAACTACAGCCCGCAGAATGCCGACGGCTCGGTCGACATCGGCAAGGCCGTCGACATCAACGAGCGCTTCCAGGTCTCGCGCCAGTTCTGGGCCGCCGCGGTCGACACCGGCGTTCTCGACGACCCGGCCGGGTTCATCAACCCCATTCCGCACGTCAGCTTCGTCCACGGCGCCGACAACGTCGACTACCTGCGCAAGCGCTACGAGGCACTCGCCCCGCACCCGCTGTTCCGCGGCATGGAGTACATCGACAGCCCCGACGAGTTCGCCGCGCGCCTGCCGCTGATGGCCAAGGGTCGCGACTTCGCCGACCCGATCGCGCTGAACTGGACCGACGGCGGCACCGACATCGACTTCGGGGCGCTCACCAAGCAGCTGCTGGCCTATCTCGGCCGCTCCGGCGGCGAGATAGCCTTCGGCACCGAGGTCCGCGACCTCGACAAGCAGTCCGACGGCAGCTGGAACGTCACCGTGCGCAACCTGCGCACCTACCGGTCACGCACCCTCAACGCGAAGTTCGTCTTCGTCGGCGCCGGTGGCGGCGCGCTGCCGCTGCTGCAGAAATCCGGCATCGCCGAGGCCAAGGGCTTCGGTGGGTTCCCGATCAGCGGCCAGTTCCTGCGCTCGACCAACCCCGAGCTGATCGCCGCGCACGAGGCCAAGGTGTACGGCAAGGCCGCCGTCGGCGCGCCGCCCATGTCGGTGCCGCATCTGGACACCCGCGTCATCAACGGCCGCAAGGGCCTGCTGTTCGGCCCCTACGCGGGCTGGACCCCCAAGTTCCTCAAGGACGGCTCCAACGCGGACCTGTTCAAGTCGATCAAGGCGAACAACATCGCCTCGCTGGTCGGTGTCGGCCTCACCGAGATGGGCCTGACCAAATACCTGGTCGAAGAGCTGCTCAAGTCCCAGAACGGCAAGATCGGCGTGCTCGAGGAGTTCCTGCCGCGTGCCCAGGGCCGCGACTGGGAGCTGATCACGGCCGGTCAGCGCGTGCAGGTCATCCGCCGCAAGGGCGCCGGTGGCGTGCTCGAGTTCGGCACCGCGGTCATCTCCGCCGAGGACGGTTCCATCGCCGGTCTGCTCGGCGCCTCCCCGGGCGCCTCGACCTGTGTGACCGCCATGCTCGACGTCATGCAGCGCTGCTTCCCCCGCGAGTACGCCGAGTGGACCCCGCAGCTCGAGGAGCTGATCCCCTCGCTGGGCAAGAAGCTCTCGGAGAACCAGGCCCTCTTCCAGGAGGTCTGGGACTGGACCAACAAGTCGCTCAAGCTCGACGAGTCGAGCAACGCGGCCGCGCGTCCGGGAGTCGAGAGTCTCGCGCAGGTGTGA
- a CDS encoding alpha/beta hydrolase codes for MTNETIGTTDRTDEQWRSDVLGTGYQQRTLPLGTDPDGEGEVVATLVRYLPESAAPAAEPTVLYLHGFTDYFFQEHLAEHFAARGHRFYALDLRKCGRSRREGQSAHYVSDLALYDAELNEALRIARAETGNDVLIVAHSTGGLIAALWLDRLEATGGAAAAGVAGVVLNSPWFDLQGPAYYRTVGTPVINAVGRFRAFAQLPGGVSTAYGDSLHHTRRGEWDYNLDWKPLAGEPVRLGWLRAIRQGQARLHQGLAIGVPALILRSRLTKFAREHSPAVDVADAVLDVRQIQRWAGCLGERTTIVPIDGARHDVFLSSEAVRANAFTETDSWLDWLATYRKG; via the coding sequence GTGACGAACGAAACCATCGGTACCACCGACCGGACCGACGAGCAGTGGCGATCCGATGTCCTCGGCACCGGCTATCAGCAGCGGACGCTGCCGCTGGGCACCGACCCCGACGGTGAGGGCGAGGTGGTGGCCACGCTCGTGCGCTACCTGCCCGAGTCCGCCGCGCCGGCGGCCGAGCCCACCGTGCTGTATCTGCACGGCTTCACCGACTACTTCTTCCAGGAGCACCTGGCCGAGCACTTCGCGGCGCGCGGGCACCGCTTCTACGCCCTCGACCTGCGCAAGTGCGGGCGATCGCGGCGCGAGGGGCAGAGCGCGCACTACGTCAGCGATTTGGCGCTCTACGACGCGGAGCTCAACGAGGCGCTGCGGATCGCGCGGGCCGAGACCGGCAACGACGTGCTGATCGTCGCGCATTCGACCGGCGGGCTGATCGCGGCGCTGTGGCTGGACCGGCTGGAGGCCACGGGCGGTGCCGCGGCGGCGGGCGTGGCCGGTGTCGTCCTCAACAGCCCCTGGTTCGATCTGCAGGGTCCGGCGTACTACCGCACCGTCGGTACGCCGGTGATCAACGCGGTCGGCCGGTTCCGCGCGTTCGCCCAGCTGCCCGGCGGGGTCAGCACCGCCTACGGCGACAGCCTGCACCACACCCGCCGCGGCGAGTGGGACTACAACCTGGACTGGAAGCCGCTGGCCGGCGAACCGGTGCGGCTGGGCTGGCTGCGCGCCATCCGGCAGGGCCAGGCCCGGCTACACCAGGGTCTGGCGATCGGGGTGCCCGCGCTGATCCTGCGTTCGCGCCTGACCAAGTTCGCCCGCGAGCACAGCCCGGCCGTCGACGTGGCCGATGCCGTGCTCGATGTGAGGCAGATCCAGCGCTGGGCCGGTTGCCTGGGCGAGCGCACCACGATTGTCCCGATCGACGGCGCCCGCCACGACGTGTTCCTGTCCTCGGAAGCGGTGCGCGCCAACGCCTTCACCGAAACCGACAGCTGGCTGGACTGGTTGGCCACCTACCGGAAGGGTTAG